The genomic region GTGACTTTAAAAGCAGGCGATAAGACAATCTTAGAACATTTTAATCATATTTTTCAAGCTAAGGATCGTATTGGCATAGTGGGAGAAAATGGCTCTGGTAAAACAACGATTTTGAATTTATTAGCACGAGAAAAAGAGGCAGCTTCGGGAATTGTGACCGTTGGCGAAACAGTTAAAATTGGATACTATCGCCAAATTATGGAACCATTTCCAGAAGACAAGCGGGTCATTACTTATTTACAAGAAGTCGCTGAAGAAGCTAGGATTGCTGATGGAACAATTGTTAGTGTAACAGAGCTACTGGAAACCTTCTTATTTACACGCGACATGCATGGAAGCCTCATTCGTACCTTGTCAGGTGGCGAACGGAGAAGACTTTATTTATTAAAATTATTAATGAGTCAGCCTAACGTCTTGCTTTTTGATGAGCCGACTAACGATTTAGATATCGAAACTTTAACAGTTTTAGAAGATTACTTACAAAGTTTCCCTGGGGCTGCTCTCGTTGTCTCACATGACCGGTATTTCTTAGACAAGGTAGCTGAAAAGCTACTTGTTGTAGATGGGACAGAAGGTCCGTTCTTGTTTTACGGTAGTATGAGTGATTATCTAGAAGTTGCAGACGAGTTGTCAAAAGAAGTTACTCTAAAAGATAATAAAGCAAAAGAAAAACCAGAAATAAAAAGTGACAAAGCAAAATTGACTTACAGTGAGCAACTCGAATGGGATAGTATAGAAGAAGAAATCATGCTTTTAGAAGAAAGAGTAGAAGAATTAAAAGCCAGTATGCTTGAGCATGTAAGTGACTTTGTCAAATTAGGTGATTTACAAAAAGAAGTCGACGAACAAGAAGAAATCCTGGCCAAAAAATGGCACCGCTACGAATATTTAAGTACTTTTACAAGTGAAACATAGGAGAGGGGGAATAAAAATGACAAAACAATATTTAGAATTAGCACAAACAATATTAGACCATGGTATTGAAAAAGGAGACCGCACAGGTACAGGCACGAAAAGTATATTTGGTTATCAGATGCGTTTTGATCTGCAAAAAGGATTTCCTTTGCTTACAACGAAAAAAACAGCTTTTGGGCTGATTAAAAGTGAATTACTATGGTTCTTAAAAGGTGATACAAATATCCGTTACCTGTTAGAGAATAAAAACCATATCTGGGATGAGTGGGCATTTGAACGTTATATTGCAACTGACGCTTATCAAGGACCGGATATGACGGACTTTGGAAGACGCTCCCTTGAAGATGCTTCTTTTAAGAATCTTTATCAAGAGCAAATGGCAATTTTTAGAGAAAAAATTTTAACAGATGATGACTTTTCTAAAACTTATGGTGAGCTAGGTAATATTTATGGCTCACAATGGCGTAACTGGAAAACCAGTCAAGGTGAAACGATTGATCAAATTAAAGACGTCATTGAAATGATTAAAAAAAATCCGGATTCGCGTCGTTTGATTGTTTCTGCCTGGAACCCAGAAGATGTTCCAAATATGGCTTTACCGCCTTGCCATACACTTTTTCAATTTTATGTTGCAGAAGGTAAGCTAAGTTGTCAGCTTTATCAACGAAGTGCAGATGTATTCTTAGGAGTTCCTTTTAATATTGCAAGTTATGCTTTGTTAACCCATTTAATTGCAAATGAAACAGGCTTAGAAGTGGGCGATTTTGTTCACACAATGGGAGATGCTCATCTTTATTTAAACCATATGGACCAAATAAAAGAACAATTAACACGTGAAACTTACGCATTACCGGAACTTATTATCCATAGTCCTGAAAAATCTATTTTTGATATGGATAAAGAAGACATCGGCATAAAGGCTTACAAGAGTCATCCACGTATAAAAGCACCGATAGCAGTATAAAAGAGAGGGGTATGAAGATGATTATATTAATTTGGGCTGAAGATGAAACGGGCGCAATTGGTAAAGATGGTCATCTTCCTTGGCGTTTACCCAATGACATGCGCTTTTTCAAAGAAACAACTACTGGGCATGCCATCGTGATGGGAAGGAAAACGTTTCAAAGTATGAATGAGCGACCATTACCGAATCGTGACAACTATGTTCTGACGCGACAAGCTGATTATAAAAAATCGGGTGTACATATTATTCAGGACATAAAAGATTTACCACATGAAAGAGATGTATATGTTATCGGTGGGAGTGAAATTTACAAACTTTTTTTACCTATGGCTGATGTATTAATAAGGACAAAAATTGTTGGTGATTTTTCGGGAGATACTTTCTTTCCCGAAGTAGATTGGAATCAGTGGCAATTAACTGAAGAAATAATAGGACAAGAAGACGATAGAAATAAATATGCTCACTCTTTTCAAACATTTCACAGAAAATAAAATAGGAGAGTTTGGGTTTAAAAACCCAGACTCTCCTATTCTTTTTTTAAAAAATTAAACGTAAAGCAAGATGGTAAAATAGTGGAAAGCAGCACCAGCTAAAACAAATAGGTGCCAAATGACATGCATATAGGCTAGGTGATTTTTACTATAAAAGATAGTTCCTAAGCTATAAGCCAAGCCTCCTAAAATTAAAAGAATGAGGCCAGGTGTTCCCAAATGAAGACTGATTGGTTTAATAAGAAAAATGGCTAACCAGCCCATGCATAAGTAGAGGACGGTTGAGATTTTGTTAAACCTTCCAACGAAAAATATTTTCAAGATAACTCCTAAAAGTGCGATTCCCCAAACGGCCAGAAGAAGTATCTGTGCTTGGACGCCTTCTAGAGCAATGAGAGCAAAAGGTGTGTATGATCCTGCAATTAAGAAATAAATAGCAGCATGATCGACGTATTGGAAGATGGTTCTGAAACGCGTGAAATTAAAGCTGTGGTAGAGTGTTGAAGCGAGAAAGAGTAAAATCATCGACAGTCCATAAACCAGATATGCAACGAGATGAACGGTGCTACCAGAATTAATTCCCTTCTTAACGAGAAAAAACAGCGCAATTGTACTCAGAATCGTTCCAATTCCATGGGTAACGGCGTTCCAAATTTCAATAATGATTTTTTCTCGATTATTACTCAATGAATGATTAAACATATGAACCCTCCCCATTTCAGAAACAGTATTACAAACTAATAGAAGTATAGCATAATTAGTGCTAAAATAAAAAAGTAGTCTAACTTTTAAAGAAGGATGATTGCAATGAGAAAAAATATATTAAAAGGAAATTCTTTTTGGAAATGGGCTTTCTTTATTTTATTGCTCATAAACATCATTGTGTTTGGTTATATCATTAATTTATTTTTTGGATCTAGAACATCAACGGAGGCGGATATCTCTTCTAATCGTTCGAATAAAATAGAAACGGTTAAACAAGAAGAGCAAATTGAAGCGACCATTAGTTTAAATGGTCAAGAATTACAACTGTTACTTCAAACCATTTTAGAAATGGAAGCAGATCAGCAACAAGTCCCTAATATTTTAATTACTGATTCAATTATATTAACGGGTGAGATAGAGTTATTAGGGTTTCCATTAGAATATTTTATTGAGGCTGAGCCTTTTACTACTAATAATGGTAATTTGCAGCTAAAAGTAGCAAAGGTAAACATGGGTTCCTTATCCCTACCAATTGAACAATCATTAGAAATTATCCAAGGTTTTTTTAACCCATCTATACCTGTAGAAGTAAATGCAAGTGAACATTTCCTTGTAATCTTGTTAAGTGAAATAAAAACCGATTACTTTGAAGGGATTGAACTTAAAAAAATTGATAAAGAAAAACAAGAGTACACATTTAATATCAGCATTGCAAGCAAAAATTTGCTACAATAGTATTAGTAAAGAAATTGGAGGGAACACAATGGATTTACAATTTTATCAATTTGCCATGACTTTTCGAGATCCCTATAAGACCGATTCCTTAACCAAATTAGCGAATCGCTTAGACAAAGATACAGGTTTTCCTCGGAACCACTCTGATTATCATATATTATCCGATTACCTTGAATTAAGTGGTGAATACGAAGCTCATCTCGATGATTTTGATGAAATGTATCAGCTTTATAAAGAACGGAAACAAGCGTAAACCAAAATAAAAAAAAGTGAGGAATAAAAATGAGTGTACATATTGCAGCGAAACCAGGAGAAATTGCAGAAACAGTTTTATTACCAGGAGATCCTTTACGTGCCAAATATATAGCAGAAACTTATTTGGAAGATGTTGTACAATACAATTCTGTCAGAAATATGTTTGGATATACAGGAACTTATAACGGTAAGCGTATTTCTGTTCAAGGGACAGGTATGGGCTTACCATCTATCATGATATATGCAAATGAGTTAATCACGGAATATGGGGTTAAAAACTTAATTCGCGTCGGTTCAGCTGGAAGTATACAAAAAGATGTTCATATTCGTGACATTGTCCTTGCTCAAGGTGCAACGACTGACTCAAGTGTTGTAGCAAACATATTCCAAAACCAAGTGAACTTTGCACCATTAGCCAGCTTCAACCTTTTAAAAAATGCTCATGATCTTGCGAAAGAACGAGATTTAACGGTTCATGTTGGGAACGTCTTGTCATCCGATCGTTTTTATAACGCAGAACTTGATAAAAATAAATTAGCTGATTATGGTGTTTTAGCAATTGAAATGGAAGCAACCGGTTTATATATGTTAGCTGCCCAACATCAGGTTAATGCCTTAGCAATTTTAACGATTAGTGACCATATTTTAACTGGTGAAGAAACAACCTCTGAAGAACGTGAAAAAACATTTGATGACATGATGCTAATAGCATTAGACAGCGTTTTAAAGTAGGCATCTTTCTTCGAGAAAATAAGTAGGGGGGACCCGTAAATATGGATAAAAAAAAGAAAAAAAGAAAAATTGGTATTAAACTTCCCGTTTATTTTCTCTCCCTTTTTGTCGTAGCTTTAATATCTGTTGGCTTGACTTATTGGCTTGTAACAAATGGGTTGTTTCAAACGAACCCAATTGCACGAACCAATCCAGAATCAAAACAGCCAATCACTGAAATAAAAAATGTTGAGGGATTTCAAAATATTGAAGCGGTTTATGAAATTATCCTAAGTAACTATATTGAAAATGTTGATGAAAAAGATTTAATCGAAGGTGCTCTGTCAGGAATGGTAAGCGCTGTTCAAGATCCTTATAGTCAATACTTGAATATTGATGAGTCTGAAAATATGAACGATAC from Jeotgalibaca dankookensis harbors:
- a CDS encoding thymidylate synthase → MTKQYLELAQTILDHGIEKGDRTGTGTKSIFGYQMRFDLQKGFPLLTTKKTAFGLIKSELLWFLKGDTNIRYLLENKNHIWDEWAFERYIATDAYQGPDMTDFGRRSLEDASFKNLYQEQMAIFREKILTDDDFSKTYGELGNIYGSQWRNWKTSQGETIDQIKDVIEMIKKNPDSRRLIVSAWNPEDVPNMALPPCHTLFQFYVAEGKLSCQLYQRSADVFLGVPFNIASYALLTHLIANETGLEVGDFVHTMGDAHLYLNHMDQIKEQLTRETYALPELIIHSPEKSIFDMDKEDIGIKAYKSHPRIKAPIAV
- a CDS encoding dihydrofolate reductase, with amino-acid sequence MIILIWAEDETGAIGKDGHLPWRLPNDMRFFKETTTGHAIVMGRKTFQSMNERPLPNRDNYVLTRQADYKKSGVHIIQDIKDLPHERDVYVIGGSEIYKLFLPMADVLIRTKIVGDFSGDTFFPEVDWNQWQLTEEIIGQEDDRNKYAHSFQTFHRK
- the trhA gene encoding PAQR family membrane homeostasis protein TrhA, with protein sequence MFNHSLSNNREKIIIEIWNAVTHGIGTILSTIALFFLVKKGINSGSTVHLVAYLVYGLSMILLFLASTLYHSFNFTRFRTIFQYVDHAAIYFLIAGSYTPFALIALEGVQAQILLLAVWGIALLGVILKIFFVGRFNKISTVLYLCMGWLAIFLIKPISLHLGTPGLILLILGGLAYSLGTIFYSKNHLAYMHVIWHLFVLAGAAFHYFTILLYV
- a CDS encoding YpmS family protein; the encoded protein is MRKNILKGNSFWKWAFFILLLINIIVFGYIINLFFGSRTSTEADISSNRSNKIETVKQEEQIEATISLNGQELQLLLQTILEMEADQQQVPNILITDSIILTGEIELLGFPLEYFIEAEPFTTNNGNLQLKVAKVNMGSLSLPIEQSLEIIQGFFNPSIPVEVNASEHFLVILLSEIKTDYFEGIELKKIDKEKQEYTFNISIASKNLLQ
- a CDS encoding YozE family protein encodes the protein MDLQFYQFAMTFRDPYKTDSLTKLANRLDKDTGFPRNHSDYHILSDYLELSGEYEAHLDDFDEMYQLYKERKQA
- the deoD gene encoding purine-nucleoside phosphorylase, which translates into the protein MSVHIAAKPGEIAETVLLPGDPLRAKYIAETYLEDVVQYNSVRNMFGYTGTYNGKRISVQGTGMGLPSIMIYANELITEYGVKNLIRVGSAGSIQKDVHIRDIVLAQGATTDSSVVANIFQNQVNFAPLASFNLLKNAHDLAKERDLTVHVGNVLSSDRFYNAELDKNKLADYGVLAIEMEATGLYMLAAQHQVNALAILTISDHILTGEETTSEEREKTFDDMMLIALDSVLK